From one Marinobacter sp. LV10MA510-1 genomic stretch:
- the tnpA gene encoding IS200/IS605 family transposase, with amino-acid sequence MSEFKVRYKSNNNVVYSCKYHVIWCPKYRRPVLVDQIEHRLKEIIQDIANNHDSEILELEVMPDHVHLLVEVDPQYGVHKLIKSMKGVSSRTLRAEFPALKSRLPTLWSNSYFVSTVGGAPLEIVKQYIENQKNV; translated from the coding sequence ATGAGCGAATTTAAAGTAAGATACAAGTCAAACAACAACGTGGTGTATTCCTGTAAGTACCACGTTATTTGGTGTCCAAAGTACCGAAGACCCGTGCTTGTGGATCAAATAGAACATCGCCTAAAAGAGATTATACAGGACATAGCCAATAATCATGATTCTGAGATATTGGAGCTGGAGGTTATGCCCGATCACGTTCACTTGCTAGTCGAAGTTGATCCGCAATACGGTGTCCATAAACTGATCAAATCCATGAAGGGGGTTTCATCCAGAACGCTGAGAGCGGAGTTTCCCGCGCTCAAATCGCGCCTACCGACCTTGTGGAGCAATTCGTACTTTGTGAGCACCGTAGGCGGCGCTCCGCTTGAAATCGTTAAGCAGTACATTGAGAACCAGAAAAACGTATGA